The following are from one region of the Corylus avellana chromosome ca1, CavTom2PMs-1.0 genome:
- the LOC132188849 gene encoding probable serine/threonine-protein kinase At1g01540, which yields MSLSDSISRKLFKHTSFLGLPLWVLIILSAFFVVLILIFISLCFICRRRRRKSYKDNYICLPNPIPCKPRRYDSYSMSSLDRRLLPRNIYEAEMSHGRRSSEGHIAGTTTQQHFIVTDDVESILRYLPVAKDVWRGSKFSLKEIEMATNSLAKENLIGSGDYGVVYRGILLDNTRVAVKKLVRGSCQAEDFIAEVEAFGQVRHKNLVKLLGYCIEGAYRMLVYEYVDNGNLYQWLHGSPEISPLTWSIRKNIIQGIAKGLAYLHEDLEPNVLHGCLKSSNILFDQQWNPKITDFGLAKLFDPEWSHLIMETLGYVAPESPSTDAFTEETDVYSFGILVMEIVSGLIPVDSRQPQPYLIEWFKSAVANREISCVVDPKLPEMPSSKALKRIILVALHCVDPNINHRPKMGDVVHMLEQCDMLLNNDCRIRRETSSHDHPEESLVAANRTNRGEGSKKSLPALNDVGNESTNHEGQ from the exons ATGTCCTTGAGCGATAGTATCAGCAGAAAGCTCTTTAAGCATACCTCATTCTTAGGACTTCCATTATGGGTTTTGATTATACTCAGCGCATTCTTCGTTGTTCTCATTCTGATCTTCATATCTCTCTGCTTCATCTGTCGTCGTCGTCGCCGGAAATCCTACAAAGACAACTACATTTGCTTACCAAATCCTATCCCCTGCAAGCCTCGTCGTTACGACAGTTACAGCATGTCGTCCCTCGATAGGAGGCTACTTCCACGTAACATATACGAGGCTGAGATGAGCCATGGGAGGAGGTCTTCGGAAGGTCATATAGCTGGGACAACAACTCAACAGCATTTTATTGTGACTGATGACGTGGAATCAATTCTTAGGTACTTGCCAGTGGCCAAGGATGTTTGGAGGGGGAGCAAGTTTAGTCTAAAGGAGATTGAGATGGCGACGAACAGCTtggcaaaagaaaatttgatcGGAAGTGGGGATTATGGGGTTGTTTATCGTGGCATTTTGTTGGATAATACGCGAGTGGCAGTGAAGAAGCTAGTGCGCGGCAG TTGCCAAGCTGAGGACTTCATAGCAGAAGTGGAGGCATTTGGGCAAGTTAGGCACAAGAATCTGGTCAAGCTGCTTGGATACTGTATTGAAGGAGCCTACAG GATGCTTGTATATGAGTATGTAGATAATGGTAATCTGTACCAGTGGCTTCATGGAAGCCCGGAAATCAGTCCTCTAACATGGAGtataaggaaaaatattatCCAAGGAATTGCAAAAGG ATTGGCCTATCTTCATGAGGACCTTGAACCAAACGTTCTTCATGGATGCCTAAAATCTAGCAATATACTGTTTGATCAGCAATGGAATCCGAAGATAACCGATTTTGGCCTTGCTAAGCTTTTTGATCCAGAGTGGAGTCACCTAATTATGGAAACTTTAGG TTATGTAGCTCCAGAATCTCCTTCAACTGATGCATTCACCGAGGAGACTGATGTTTATAGCTTCGGGATACTTGTAATGGAGATCGTCTCTGGATTGATCCCAGTAGATAGCCGTCAACCCCAA CCATATTTGATTGAGTGGTTTAAGTCCGCGGTTGCGAATCGTGAAATTTCTTGTGTGGTGGATCCTAAGTTGCCAGAAATGCCTTCTTCAAAGGCACTCAAACGGATTATTTTGGTTGCTCTTCACTGTGTAGATCCTAACATAAATCATAGGCCTAAAATGGGAGATGTGGTTCACATGCTTGAGCAATGTGACATGCTACTCAATAAT GATTGCCGGATTAGGAGAGAAACTTCTAGCCATGATCACCCAGAAGAAAGTTTGGTTGCTGCTAACAGAACAAACAGAGGTGAAGGCAGCAAGAAATCACTACCAGCACTAAATGATGTTGGAAACGAAAGCACAAATCATGAAGGTCAATGA